The Aureitalea marina genome includes a window with the following:
- a CDS encoding DsrE family protein: MKHFFILLVLFVSWVNAQDNDSIPAHILEKITYPVLDMHPYMGVMDMEFSAMKYDPQLDYRIAFDLYDESKDSTQVNATLVEVGRIYNLHRANGVPKEKLKLVAVIHGMTTNAILTDAAYQDKYGLPNPNIPVMKALKQEGVDFIVCSQVMGFFNIPNENIHPIVDVAISAKTALVMFDQMGYSYMNVNE; encoded by the coding sequence ATGAAACACTTTTTTATTTTGCTTGTGCTGTTTGTCTCCTGGGTGAACGCACAAGATAACGACTCTATTCCTGCACATATTTTAGAGAAGATAACCTACCCGGTTTTGGACATGCATCCTTACATGGGTGTGATGGATATGGAATTCTCGGCCATGAAGTACGATCCTCAACTGGATTACAGAATTGCTTTCGATCTGTACGATGAAAGTAAAGACTCCACCCAAGTTAACGCGACCCTGGTTGAGGTGGGACGAATCTATAATTTGCATCGGGCCAACGGAGTTCCAAAAGAAAAATTAAAGCTGGTTGCCGTTATTCATGGGATGACCACAAACGCCATCTTGACGGACGCAGCCTATCAGGATAAATACGGTCTGCCCAATCCCAACATTCCGGTAATGAAAGCCCTAAAGCAGGAGGGGGTTGACTTCATCGTTTGTAGTCAGGTAATGGGGTTTTTCAATATTCCAAACGAGAATATTCATCCAATTGTAGATGTAGCTATCTCGGCCAAAACGGCCTTGGTCATGTTCGACCAAATGGGTTATTCGTATATGAATGTCAATGAGTGA